The following proteins are encoded in a genomic region of Burkholderia cepacia:
- a CDS encoding type I polyketide synthase, producing MTALGADSSLLRALSALERSRLKLEAVERERSEPIAIVGAACRLPGGVVDLDSYWALLASGGDAVSGLPEARWNAPGLFDRNRNAAGKVYSDAMAVLDGADRFDPAAFGLSAREAERMEPQQRQLLEVSYEALDHAGLDIDGLRGSDTAVYVGICANDFVHRFATESADTYSATGASLATASGRLAYTFGFQGPALSIDTACSSSLVALHLACQALRKGETRIALAGGVHVSAGPESSVALAKLNALSPSGRCRAFSADADGYVRGEGCVVLVLKRLGDALRDGDRILASVRETALNQDGRSNGLTAPNRLAQTELLRACLSRAKLRPSDVGYLEAHGTGTELGDPIELSAAAAAYGIDRASPLWVGSAKTNIGHLEAGAGLAGLLRAVLALRHATIPPNLHLNGLNPHFDWEAERLQVPTALTPFPLNPSGSRIAGVSSFGFSGTNAHALIEQAPTPAEAAAPLPGDADAVFLSAASEAGLRDQARRFARRLAEAPAQWRELCHTARARRNPGALRIAAAGRDAAELAAQLNAFADGAAPAEVVRGERLPGERGVVAVFSGQGAQWGGMGRELYATSPAFARAFDECAQAVERHSGRVMRDALAAGEAAFAALDAATVQPLLFSVAVALAAHLRALGVRFDAVVGQSMGEVSAAAVAGALSIDDAASIMCERSRLGVTAKGGAMAMLAMSRAEVEAQVAAEGRAVTLAACNGPASTLVSGEEAEIDALVTAWQARGVFCRRLRVDYASHSAFMEPLLAPLKAAVAAISPRAAEIPLYSTVTADEIDGATLTPDYWAANLRQPVLLYPTLEKLIARGYRLFLEISPRPALSASIEDALAQAGVDGCVACAMNDDAPQGRTALLAAGRLFAHGARVDVERTPSRVAEIPPRSWEHVEFPLPAYRRAAGADGHTDAILGAARAIAGQAGTMVADGGLGVGHPLVAQHRVDGSALLPGAGFLRLALQAALARWPEQDLAVTDVVFRQVLALPDDATEPRPLQLVLVDESPDAAGWRVSSRDSEGDDHWVEHAGGRVTRASGPADDGAQPGFADAQARMRDEVDGATLYDALDGMGLQYGPRFRCVERLWWADDAFVARLSDGGAAQPDAFSLDACLHGLAWLGCRHGEPARVPVSVERVTIAAGAGAPAWVHGVRALDGDASTADLVVWDAAGRVVARIVGLRALSPDRADAALPAQGRWLHGQAWIEQPLPAELQAEPRDWLIVAACRDASGAWLERLQARLGGAALLLRWTPGDGSPFPAVALRAWAESEAHGTRSIVWIGDSVERALAGDDGGEPAIRASIDALGLVQAMLAVFDGREAPRLSFVSAGAQAVAGQSAPARAALGDAGLWGLARALSAEHAEWRVRCIDVDPGDAHAQAERLADELAGGSAETEVALRAARWVGRLARRPLGEEREPGERLADEPYRVEIDRPGVLGSMKLRATPRVAPQAGEVEIEIDAAALNFADVMRAMGFFLADGERSVALGSECAGVVSRVGPGVSAVQVGQRVVAIGAHCFASHACVDAALVALQPDTLSAAQAAALPIASMTAWYALKEVASLRAGQRVLIHSATGGTGLAAVQLALSLGAEVIATAGSEAKRQLLRELGVRHVFDSRNATFERATLDATGGRGVDVVLNSLAGAAIEQNLRVLAADGWFLELGKRDIYEDGRLPMRHFKKRLRFVAIDLGGLQRERPEQFAALFRRVLDAFAQGELAPLPTTVLPVSRAAEAFQRMAAAQHVGKLALTMQDPELVVAEPSGPAPLLRGTHLITGGTGGLGAALAGWLVENGARRIVLMGRSAAGEAAQAQAEQLRRQGAEVRTVAIDVASRADLARELDAIDADFGPLRGVYHLAGVLSDGLVDTQTPDAYRRVLGPKADAAWHLHELTAGRALDHFVLYSSAAALLPSPSQTSYAAANACLDALAAWRRAQGLPALSLQWGPFSDAGLAAARSERGARLAERGAASLTTGESHRYLGVLMKRDEPVVGVFPFDAERWLDASPTVAVQPRFDMVRGGAAARPGNGATQARLKDAPPAMRRELIQALLRRHAAAVLRVPEAALTPAMTFPQAGLDSLTGLELRNRIESEVGLPLSSAVLWRHPTVDALAEFLTQQLGASNLPADAPPPAQPVAAPPPAPAADAGKWFLVPRPSRAPRLRIFCIPFLGGLGSVFSGWVRHLPEEIELQALQLPGRPPRHAEAAYSSYPELVDALRDALLPRLDAPYAIYGHSLGALLAFGLAHALRDAGAPAPEHLFLAAYPAPHLHNPVGDIAGLPEAEFIEGLKRLRGIPEQVLADSELLNVFLPSLRAEIALLNSYAHEARTPLAVPATILGGTHDHVVTAAEIDAWRQHFAGAVDVREIDGGHYFVKDAPRSVVDVVLARLALAQPA from the coding sequence ATGACGGCATTGGGTGCTGATTCTTCGCTGTTGCGCGCGCTGTCGGCGCTCGAACGCAGCCGGCTCAAGCTGGAGGCGGTCGAGCGCGAGCGCTCGGAGCCGATCGCGATCGTCGGGGCGGCTTGCCGACTGCCGGGCGGCGTCGTCGATCTCGACAGTTACTGGGCGTTGCTGGCAAGCGGCGGCGATGCGGTATCCGGACTGCCGGAGGCGCGCTGGAACGCCCCGGGCCTGTTCGACCGGAATCGCAACGCGGCGGGCAAGGTCTACAGCGACGCGATGGCCGTGCTGGACGGCGCGGACCGCTTCGATCCTGCCGCGTTCGGCCTCTCCGCGCGGGAGGCGGAGCGCATGGAGCCGCAGCAGCGGCAACTGCTCGAAGTGTCTTACGAGGCGCTCGACCACGCGGGGCTGGACATCGACGGCTTGCGCGGCAGCGACACCGCCGTCTACGTCGGGATCTGCGCGAACGATTTCGTGCACCGGTTCGCGACCGAGTCCGCCGACACCTACTCGGCAACCGGCGCGTCGCTCGCGACCGCGTCCGGGCGGCTCGCCTACACGTTCGGCTTCCAGGGGCCGGCGCTCAGCATCGACACCGCCTGCTCGTCGTCGCTGGTCGCGCTGCACCTGGCGTGCCAGGCGCTGCGCAAGGGCGAGACGCGCATCGCGCTCGCGGGCGGCGTGCATGTGAGCGCCGGCCCGGAATCCTCGGTGGCGCTCGCGAAGCTCAATGCGCTTTCGCCGAGCGGCCGGTGCCGTGCGTTCTCGGCGGACGCGGACGGCTACGTGCGCGGCGAAGGCTGCGTCGTGCTGGTCCTGAAACGCCTGGGCGACGCGCTGCGGGATGGCGATCGGATCCTCGCGTCGGTGCGCGAGACGGCGCTCAACCAGGACGGGCGCAGCAACGGTCTGACCGCGCCAAATCGGCTCGCGCAGACCGAGCTGCTGCGCGCGTGCCTGTCGCGCGCGAAGCTGAGGCCGAGCGACGTCGGCTACCTGGAGGCGCACGGCACCGGGACCGAGCTGGGCGATCCGATCGAGCTCTCCGCTGCGGCGGCGGCCTACGGCATCGACCGCGCGTCGCCGCTGTGGGTCGGCTCCGCGAAGACCAACATCGGTCACCTCGAAGCGGGCGCGGGGCTGGCCGGGCTGCTGCGCGCGGTGCTCGCGCTGCGGCACGCGACGATTCCGCCGAACCTGCACCTGAACGGACTCAATCCGCATTTCGACTGGGAGGCGGAGCGCCTGCAGGTGCCGACGGCGCTCACGCCGTTTCCGCTCAACCCGTCCGGCAGCCGGATCGCGGGCGTCAGCTCGTTCGGCTTCAGCGGCACGAACGCGCACGCGCTCATCGAGCAGGCGCCGACGCCCGCCGAGGCCGCCGCACCTTTGCCCGGCGATGCGGATGCCGTGTTCCTGAGCGCCGCCTCGGAGGCGGGGCTGCGGGACCAGGCGCGGCGCTTCGCGCGCCGTCTCGCCGAGGCGCCCGCCCAGTGGCGCGAGCTCTGCCACACGGCGCGCGCGCGGCGCAATCCGGGCGCGCTGCGCATCGCGGCCGCGGGCCGCGACGCGGCCGAACTCGCGGCGCAGCTGAACGCGTTCGCGGACGGCGCGGCGCCCGCGGAAGTCGTGCGCGGCGAGCGGCTGCCCGGCGAGCGCGGCGTCGTCGCGGTGTTTTCCGGGCAGGGCGCGCAATGGGGCGGGATGGGGCGCGAGCTTTACGCGACGAGCCCCGCGTTCGCCCGTGCGTTCGACGAATGCGCGCAGGCGGTCGAGCGCCATTCGGGGCGCGTGATGCGCGATGCGCTCGCCGCCGGCGAAGCGGCCTTCGCGGCGCTTGACGCGGCCACCGTCCAGCCGCTGCTGTTCTCGGTCGCGGTCGCGCTGGCCGCCCACCTGCGCGCGCTCGGCGTGCGCTTCGACGCGGTCGTCGGGCAGAGCATGGGCGAGGTGAGCGCGGCGGCCGTCGCCGGCGCGCTGTCGATCGACGATGCCGCGAGCATCATGTGCGAGCGCAGCCGTCTCGGCGTCACGGCGAAGGGCGGGGCGATGGCGATGCTCGCGATGAGCCGCGCGGAGGTCGAGGCGCAGGTCGCGGCCGAAGGCCGCGCCGTGACCCTCGCCGCCTGCAACGGTCCGGCGTCGACACTCGTGTCCGGCGAGGAAGCCGAGATCGACGCGCTCGTCACCGCGTGGCAGGCGCGCGGCGTGTTCTGCCGCAGGCTGCGGGTCGACTACGCGTCGCACAGCGCGTTCATGGAGCCGCTGCTCGCGCCGCTGAAGGCAGCGGTGGCCGCCATCTCGCCGCGCGCGGCGGAGATCCCGCTGTATTCGACGGTGACGGCCGACGAGATCGACGGCGCGACGCTGACGCCCGACTACTGGGCCGCCAATCTGCGGCAGCCGGTGCTGCTCTACCCGACGCTCGAAAAACTGATCGCGCGCGGCTACCGGCTGTTCCTGGAAATCTCGCCGCGTCCGGCGCTGAGCGCCTCCATCGAGGATGCGCTGGCGCAGGCGGGCGTCGACGGCTGCGTCGCGTGCGCGATGAACGACGACGCCCCGCAGGGGCGTACGGCGTTGCTGGCCGCCGGCCGGCTGTTCGCGCACGGCGCGCGTGTCGACGTCGAGCGCACGCCAAGCCGGGTGGCCGAGATTCCGCCGCGCAGCTGGGAGCATGTCGAGTTTCCGCTGCCCGCCTATCGGCGCGCGGCGGGCGCGGACGGGCACACCGACGCGATCCTCGGCGCCGCGCGCGCGATCGCGGGCCAGGCCGGCACCATGGTGGCCGACGGCGGGCTGGGCGTGGGGCACCCGCTCGTCGCGCAGCATCGCGTCGACGGCAGCGCGCTGCTGCCGGGCGCGGGGTTCCTGCGGCTGGCGCTGCAGGCCGCGCTGGCGCGCTGGCCGGAGCAGGATCTCGCGGTCACCGACGTCGTGTTCCGGCAGGTGCTGGCATTGCCCGACGACGCGACCGAGCCGCGGCCGTTGCAACTCGTGCTGGTCGACGAATCGCCCGACGCGGCCGGCTGGCGCGTGAGCAGCCGAGACAGCGAGGGCGACGACCACTGGGTCGAGCATGCGGGCGGCCGCGTGACCCGCGCGAGCGGCCCGGCGGATGACGGCGCCCAGCCGGGGTTCGCCGACGCGCAGGCGCGCATGCGCGACGAGGTCGACGGCGCGACGCTGTATGACGCGCTCGACGGGATGGGGCTGCAATACGGCCCGCGGTTTCGCTGCGTCGAGCGGCTCTGGTGGGCGGACGACGCGTTCGTCGCGCGGCTGTCCGACGGCGGCGCCGCGCAGCCGGACGCCTTCAGCCTCGATGCGTGCCTGCACGGGCTGGCGTGGCTCGGCTGCCGGCACGGCGAGCCGGCCCGGGTGCCGGTCTCCGTCGAACGGGTGACGATCGCCGCCGGCGCGGGCGCGCCCGCCTGGGTGCATGGGGTGCGTGCGCTCGACGGCGACGCGTCGACGGCCGATCTGGTCGTGTGGGACGCGGCGGGCCGCGTGGTGGCGCGGATCGTCGGGCTGCGCGCGCTGAGCCCCGATCGCGCCGATGCGGCGCTGCCCGCGCAGGGCCGCTGGCTGCACGGCCAGGCATGGATCGAGCAGCCGCTGCCGGCCGAGTTGCAAGCCGAGCCGCGCGACTGGTTGATCGTCGCCGCCTGCCGCGACGCATCCGGCGCGTGGCTGGAGCGGTTGCAGGCGCGTCTCGGTGGCGCGGCGCTGCTGCTGCGCTGGACGCCCGGCGACGGTTCGCCGTTTCCGGCGGTCGCATTGCGCGCGTGGGCGGAATCAGAGGCACACGGGACGCGCTCGATCGTCTGGATCGGCGACAGCGTCGAGCGCGCGCTCGCGGGCGACGACGGCGGCGAGCCGGCGATCCGGGCGAGCATCGATGCGCTCGGCCTCGTTCAGGCCATGCTTGCCGTGTTCGACGGCCGCGAGGCGCCGCGCCTGAGCTTCGTGTCGGCCGGCGCGCAGGCAGTCGCCGGCCAGTCCGCGCCGGCTCGCGCGGCGCTGGGCGATGCCGGCCTCTGGGGGCTGGCGCGCGCGCTGTCGGCGGAGCACGCGGAATGGCGCGTGCGTTGCATCGACGTCGATCCGGGCGACGCGCACGCGCAGGCGGAGCGGCTGGCCGACGAGCTCGCCGGCGGGTCCGCCGAAACGGAAGTCGCGCTGCGCGCGGCGCGCTGGGTCGGCAGGCTGGCGCGCCGGCCGCTCGGCGAAGAGCGCGAGCCGGGCGAGCGCCTGGCCGACGAACCCTATCGCGTCGAGATCGACCGCCCGGGCGTGCTGGGTTCGATGAAGCTGCGGGCGACGCCGCGCGTCGCGCCGCAGGCCGGCGAGGTGGAGATCGAAATCGACGCGGCCGCGCTCAATTTCGCGGACGTGATGCGTGCAATGGGCTTCTTCCTCGCCGACGGCGAGCGCTCCGTCGCGCTCGGCAGCGAATGCGCCGGGGTCGTGTCGCGCGTCGGCCCGGGCGTGTCGGCCGTGCAGGTCGGGCAGCGGGTGGTCGCGATCGGCGCGCACTGCTTCGCGAGCCACGCGTGCGTCGACGCGGCGCTGGTGGCGCTGCAGCCCGACACGCTGTCGGCGGCGCAGGCGGCCGCGTTGCCGATCGCGTCGATGACCGCGTGGTACGCGCTGAAGGAAGTCGCGTCGCTGCGCGCGGGGCAGCGTGTGCTGATCCATTCGGCGACGGGCGGCACCGGGCTGGCGGCCGTGCAGCTCGCGCTGTCGCTCGGCGCGGAGGTGATCGCGACGGCCGGCAGCGAGGCCAAGCGGCAGTTGCTGCGCGAGCTCGGCGTGCGACACGTGTTCGATTCCCGCAACGCGACGTTCGAGCGCGCGACGCTCGACGCGACCGGCGGGCGCGGGGTCGACGTGGTGCTCAATTCGCTCGCGGGTGCGGCGATCGAGCAGAACCTGCGGGTGCTGGCCGCCGACGGCTGGTTCCTCGAGCTGGGCAAGCGCGACATCTACGAGGACGGCCGGCTGCCGATGCGCCACTTCAAGAAGCGGCTCCGCTTCGTGGCGATCGACCTGGGCGGCTTGCAGCGGGAACGGCCCGAGCAGTTCGCCGCGCTGTTCCGGCGGGTGCTGGACGCGTTCGCGCAGGGCGAGCTCGCGCCGCTGCCGACCACGGTGCTGCCGGTGTCCCGCGCCGCCGAGGCGTTTCAGCGAATGGCGGCGGCGCAGCACGTCGGCAAGCTGGCGCTGACCATGCAGGATCCCGAACTTGTCGTCGCCGAGCCGAGCGGGCCCGCGCCGCTGCTGCGCGGCACCCACCTGATCACGGGCGGTACCGGTGGCCTCGGCGCGGCGCTCGCGGGCTGGCTGGTCGAGAACGGCGCGCGGCGGATCGTGCTGATGGGGCGCTCGGCCGCGGGCGAGGCGGCGCAGGCGCAGGCCGAGCAATTGCGGCGGCAGGGCGCCGAAGTGCGAACGGTCGCGATCGACGTGGCGTCGCGCGCTGATCTCGCACGCGAGCTCGACGCGATCGACGCCGATTTCGGTCCGCTGCGCGGTGTGTATCACCTGGCCGGCGTGCTGAGCGACGGTCTGGTCGACACCCAGACGCCGGACGCGTACCGGCGCGTGCTGGGCCCGAAGGCCGACGCCGCGTGGCACCTGCACGAGCTGACCGCCGGGCGCGCGCTCGATCATTTCGTCCTCTATTCGTCGGCGGCAGCCTTGCTGCCTTCGCCGTCGCAAACGAGCTATGCCGCGGCGAACGCGTGCCTCGACGCGCTCGCCGCGTGGCGGCGCGCGCAGGGCCTGCCGGCGCTCAGCCTCCAGTGGGGGCCGTTCTCGGACGCCGGGCTCGCGGCGGCCCGCAGTGAGCGAGGCGCGCGCCTCGCGGAGCGTGGCGCGGCCAGCCTGACGACCGGCGAGTCGCACCGCTACCTCGGCGTGCTGATGAAGCGCGACGAGCCGGTGGTCGGCGTGTTCCCGTTCGACGCCGAGCGCTGGCTCGACGCGTCGCCCACGGTGGCAGTGCAGCCGCGCTTCGACATGGTGCGCGGCGGCGCGGCCGCGCGGCCCGGCAACGGCGCGACGCAGGCGCGCCTCAAGGACGCGCCGCCGGCGATGCGGCGCGAGCTGATCCAGGCCCTGTTGCGCCGGCACGCCGCCGCGGTGCTGCGGGTGCCGGAAGCCGCGCTGACGCCCGCGATGACCTTCCCGCAGGCCGGGCTGGATTCGCTGACGGGCCTCGAGCTGCGCAACCGGATCGAGAGCGAAGTCGGCCTGCCGCTGTCGTCCGCGGTGCTGTGGCGCCATCCGACGGTCGACGCGCTCGCCGAGTTCCTGACGCAGCAGCTCGGCGCATCGAATCTTCCGGCCGACGCGCCGCCGCCGGCGCAGCCCGTCGCCGCCCCACCTCCGGCGCCAGCGGCGGACGCGGGCAAGTGGTTTCTCGTGCCGCGGCCGTCGCGCGCGCCGCGTCTGCGGATCTTCTGCATCCCGTTCCTGGGCGGCCTGGGCTCGGTGTTTTCCGGCTGGGTCCGGCACTTGCCCGAGGAGATCGAATTGCAGGCGCTGCAGCTGCCGGGCCGGCCGCCGCGCCACGCCGAAGCGGCGTATTCCAGTTATCCGGAGCTGGTCGACGCGTTGCGCGATGCGCTGCTGCCGCGCCTCGACGCCCCGTACGCGATCTACGGGCACAGCCTCGGCGCGCTGCTGGCGTTCGGGCTCGCGCATGCGTTGCGCGACGCGGGCGCGCCCGCGCCGGAGCACCTGTTCCTGGCCGCGTATCCGGCGCCGCACCTGCACAACCCCGTCGGCGACATCGCGGGCCTGCCGGAAGCGGAATTCATCGAGGGGCTGAAGCGCCTGCGCGGCATTCCGGAGCAGGTCCTCGCGGATAGCGAGCTGCTGAACGTGTTCCTGCCCAGCCTGCGGGCCGAGATCGCGCTGCTGAACTCCTATGCGCACGAGGCGCGCACGCCGCTGGCGGTTCCCGCGACGATCCTCGGCGGCACGCACGACCACGTCGTGACCGCTGCCGAGATCGATGCGTGGCGGCAGCACTTCGCGGGCGCGGTCGACGTGCGCGAGATCGACGGCGGGCATTACTTCGTGAAGGACGCGCCCCGCAGCGTGGTCGACGTGGTGCTGGCGCGGCTCGCGCTGGCCCAGCCGGCCTGA